Proteins encoded together in one Cyanobium sp. WAJ14-Wanaka window:
- the cobU gene encoding bifunctional adenosylcobinamide kinase/adenosylcobinamide-phosphate guanylyltransferase, producing MVLGPARSGKSLWAEHLARQTGLPITYVATGLQPTSADPKWQERVDIHRSRRPAHWQVQEVGFELSKALLALPPQICALVDSLGSWVAWGLELDDGSWLSHCQELLNAVSDSRAELVLVSEQTGWGVVPPTAIGGLFRDRLGGLEQQLVERAQQSWLVVAGRALDLDAHTFVVPRS from the coding sequence ATGGTCCTAGGCCCTGCCCGCAGTGGCAAAAGCCTGTGGGCCGAGCATCTAGCCAGGCAGACAGGTCTTCCTATTACCTACGTTGCGACAGGCCTCCAACCCACATCCGCCGATCCGAAATGGCAGGAGCGGGTGGATATTCACCGCAGCAGGCGGCCAGCCCATTGGCAGGTGCAAGAAGTGGGATTTGAATTGAGTAAAGCCCTTCTAGCCCTTCCGCCCCAGATCTGTGCACTGGTTGATTCCCTAGGTAGTTGGGTTGCCTGGGGCCTTGAATTAGACGATGGATCCTGGCTCAGCCATTGCCAGGAGCTCCTGAACGCCGTTTCCGATTCCCGGGCGGAGCTGGTTTTGGTCAGTGAACAGACGGGCTGGGGGGTGGTGCCCCCTACTGCCATCGGTGGCCTGTTCCGAGATCGCCTGGGCGGGCTGGAGCAGCAGCTTGTTGAGCGCGCTCAGCAATCCTGGTTGGTGGTAGCTGGGCGGGCGCTGGACCTAGATGCCCACACATTTGTAGTGCCCAGGAGCTGA
- the pxcA gene encoding proton extrusion protein PcxA: protein MGLTDWTGAFGRAQTSDLSHNLERGYEAALLIQSIELEHYNDRAVRPELELSIPKASQAQLLRRFRTALDLCRQALVTIEPFRQEFAGQELRQLQLIEAVVSRYDNQSRSLPTISRSPQVLPRSLIGVMDQVRRQLDPEAEANVVAGFRRRRDSTLVSLRILLLLILVPVLIQQISRTYIISPIVDQFAPSAPILSYPKPHLEERAVRKLRDFQGELEFEALLSGNPLPTREQMQHELTKRAAELQQEASQESTHAIKNVLSDVGALVGFILVCVFGQKDIQVLRGFIDELVYGLSDSAKAFAIILFTDIFVGFHSPEGWTVLLDGVAHHLGLPAEENFIMLFIATFPVVLATIFKYWIFRYLNRVSPSSVATLRNMNGGG from the coding sequence ATGGGACTTACTGATTGGACAGGTGCATTTGGACGGGCCCAGACCAGCGACCTCAGCCATAATCTGGAACGGGGCTATGAAGCTGCGCTTCTAATTCAAAGCATTGAATTGGAGCATTACAACGATCGGGCTGTGCGCCCTGAGTTGGAACTCTCGATCCCTAAGGCATCCCAGGCCCAATTGCTGCGGCGCTTTCGCACAGCCCTGGACCTTTGCCGTCAGGCCCTCGTAACCATCGAGCCTTTCCGTCAGGAGTTCGCAGGCCAGGAGCTGCGTCAACTCCAACTGATTGAGGCGGTAGTCAGCAGGTACGACAACCAGTCACGCAGCCTGCCGACCATTAGCCGCTCACCCCAGGTATTGCCCCGCAGCCTAATTGGGGTGATGGATCAGGTGAGAAGGCAGTTGGATCCGGAAGCTGAAGCGAATGTGGTTGCAGGCTTCAGGCGCAGGCGTGACTCCACACTTGTCTCCCTGAGGATATTATTACTGCTGATCCTAGTGCCAGTTTTGATTCAGCAAATTAGTCGTACATATATTATATCGCCAATTGTTGATCAGTTTGCCCCTTCCGCACCAATCCTTAGCTATCCCAAGCCCCACCTTGAGGAGAGGGCTGTCCGTAAATTGCGCGATTTCCAGGGGGAACTGGAGTTTGAGGCTCTCCTATCCGGAAACCCGCTCCCTACCCGAGAGCAGATGCAACATGAACTTACGAAGCGGGCTGCCGAGCTTCAGCAGGAAGCCAGTCAGGAGAGCACCCATGCAATCAAGAATGTGTTATCTGATGTGGGCGCCCTAGTTGGATTTATTCTGGTATGTGTTTTCGGGCAGAAGGATATTCAAGTCCTAAGGGGTTTTATAGACGAATTGGTCTATGGCTTAAGCGATAGTGCCAAGGCTTTCGCAATAATCTTGTTTACCGATATCTTTGTTGGATTCCACAGTCCGGAGGGTTGGACCGTTTTGCTTGATGGTGTCGCCCACCATCTGGGACTGCCTGCTGAAGAGAACTTCATCATGCTTTTCATCGCCACATTCCCGGTTGTCTTGGCCACAATTTTCAAATACTGGATCTTCCGCTATCTCAACCGTGTATCCCCATCCTCTGTGGCAACCCTCAGAAATATGAATGGAGGGGGCTAG
- a CDS encoding CIA30 family protein: MEISAGTKFSSWQALNDTVMGGRSSGKCTVNPAGLEFNGTLVSEGGGFISARSPLYSPPLDLSGYQGFKLEIKGEGRKFKLAVGCADGLGGITNLIPGGLRWVTEFSTGVDGISSVDLPFSTLRPSIRAKPVGLPLKFDTTRVNRLQILHSKFADDGGLNPGYRDGSIHWQLIRISAYN; encoded by the coding sequence ATGGAGATCTCAGCCGGTACGAAATTCTCCAGCTGGCAGGCCCTAAATGACACTGTGATGGGAGGCCGTAGCAGCGGTAAATGTACCGTCAATCCAGCTGGATTGGAATTTAATGGAACGTTGGTAAGTGAGGGTGGCGGTTTTATTAGTGCCAGGTCTCCCCTGTATTCTCCACCCCTAGATTTATCCGGCTATCAAGGCTTCAAATTGGAGATAAAAGGGGAAGGTAGGAAATTTAAATTAGCTGTTGGCTGTGCTGATGGATTGGGTGGTATTACCAACCTGATCCCAGGGGGACTGCGCTGGGTAACAGAATTTTCAACAGGCGTAGATGGGATTTCTTCTGTGGACTTGCCATTTAGCACCCTCAGGCCCTCGATTAGGGCTAAGCCCGTTGGCCTGCCACTTAAATTTGACACCACTAGAGTAAATCGATTACAGATTCTCCACTCGAAATTCGCCGATGATGGGGGCCTAAATCCTGGCTATCGAGATGGATCAATTCATTGGCAGTTGATTCGAATAAGTGCCTACAACTGA
- a CDS encoding tRNA (cytidine(34)-2'-O)-methyltransferase — protein sequence MPQVVLFQPQIPPNTGNVARTCAATGTELHLVEPLGFAIDDRQLKRAGLDYWPLVSLQSHASWGDLNSVRQNRGGRLVALSSHSTDVYSDFCFEPDDWLLFGRETEGLPAELIGQADCCLTIPMAQSRAVQAGGVRSLNLSVAVGVVLFEAIRQLGNRSA from the coding sequence ATGCCCCAGGTTGTCCTGTTTCAACCCCAGATCCCCCCCAATACCGGCAATGTGGCCCGCACCTGTGCGGCCACAGGCACCGAACTACACCTGGTGGAGCCCCTTGGCTTTGCCATTGATGATCGCCAGCTGAAGCGGGCAGGTCTTGATTACTGGCCCCTGGTGTCGCTGCAAAGCCATGCCAGCTGGGGAGATCTAAATTCAGTGCGCCAGAACCGCGGCGGCCGGCTTGTGGCCCTCAGCAGCCATTCAACCGATGTCTACAGCGATTTTTGCTTCGAGCCAGATGATTGGCTTCTGTTTGGAAGGGAGACAGAGGGACTGCCTGCGGAGTTGATCGGGCAGGCCGATTGCTGCCTCACCATCCCCATGGCCCAGTCAAGGGCCGTGCAGGCAGGCGGGGTGCGCAGTCTGAACCTCTCTGTGGCGGTAGGGGTCGTGCTGTTTGAGGCCATACGCCAACTTGGGAACAGATCGGCCTAA
- a CDS encoding peptidoglycan DD-metalloendopeptidase family protein, with protein sequence MVGALTPPASPKASVEVLLAALPAASADKVWVKVTQPLGIEDLSLRLRLSASKLAELNEVLPDHRFNPGDWLVVPAKQSAQIRRLISVDASELRRTPPLAELPPVEEGPVVRLGDNLKKIAIRYGVTLQQLLQLNPSLDAAKLVVGSEIKIAQAYPGRPRLILGLQPTGSGGISWPELPTFGNSDRPFGAESSETGWAWPTKGMFSSGYGWRWGRIHKGIDISNNVGTAIVAAKAGTVVFAGWDDGGYGYKVLLRHEDGSASLYAHNSRISVRVGQSVEQGALISYMGSTGRSTGPHLHFEIHPPGRGAMNPLQFLPPRA encoded by the coding sequence ATGGTTGGAGCCCTGACCCCTCCCGCTTCACCCAAAGCCTCCGTTGAGGTTCTGTTGGCGGCCCTACCCGCTGCCAGTGCTGACAAGGTCTGGGTCAAGGTGACCCAGCCCCTAGGTATCGAAGACCTGTCGCTCCGTCTGCGACTCAGTGCCAGCAAACTGGCCGAGCTCAACGAAGTTCTTCCTGACCATCGCTTCAATCCTGGTGATTGGCTGGTCGTTCCCGCAAAGCAATCTGCCCAGATCCGACGCCTAATATCCGTTGATGCCTCCGAGCTGCGTCGCACGCCCCCCCTTGCCGAACTCCCTCCCGTTGAAGAGGGTCCTGTAGTTCGCCTTGGCGACAACCTAAAAAAAATTGCCATTCGCTACGGCGTAACGCTCCAGCAACTTCTGCAGCTCAACCCAAGCCTTGATGCTGCAAAGCTTGTGGTGGGCAGCGAAATTAAGATTGCCCAGGCCTACCCTGGCCGGCCCCGGCTGATCCTGGGCCTCCAGCCGACCGGCAGTGGTGGCATCAGCTGGCCTGAGCTGCCCACCTTTGGAAATTCTGATCGCCCCTTCGGGGCAGAGAGCTCCGAAACTGGGTGGGCATGGCCAACCAAGGGCATGTTCAGCTCCGGCTACGGCTGGCGTTGGGGGCGGATCCACAAGGGAATTGACATCTCAAACAACGTAGGCACTGCGATCGTCGCTGCCAAAGCCGGAACAGTTGTGTTTGCGGGTTGGGATGACGGTGGTTACGGTTACAAGGTGCTTCTTCGTCACGAAGATGGCAGTGCTTCCCTCTACGCGCACAACAGCCGCATCTCGGTTCGGGTTGGCCAGAGTGTGGAGCAGGGCGCCCTTATCTCCTATATGGGCAGTACTGGGCGAAGTACTGGACCGCACCTGCATTTTGAAATCCATCCCCCAGGCAGAGGCGCGATGAACCCGCTCCAATTCCTGCCACCTCGCGCCTGA
- the cobW gene encoding cobalamin biosynthesis protein CobW produces MTSTLNSPISSKPARRLPVTVVTGFLGAGKTTLLRHLLLESGLRLAVVVNEFGEVGIDGDLLRSCGFCPEEELEGRLVELANGCLCCTVQDDFLPTMERLLERSDQLDGVVVETSGLALPVPLLAAFAWPEIRTRTWVNGVVAVVDGECLAKGSVVADPQALEAQRQADPSLDHATAIGELFNEQLEVADLVLVSRGDCLNGADLQAVRQQLENRIRPGTPVLPMERGRIDPELVLGLGRGAGESADRNHGHEDHDHTHVEMESFAFNLRASFAREKLETCIRQMIANNCLIRAKGHVQLPGKARPLQIQAVGPRLESWFGPEQSEKNVADQGNPPPGLKLVVLGFGLNRNEIEAALLAAAEPQAGGSMGCQDL; encoded by the coding sequence ATGACCTCCACCTTGAATAGCCCGATCAGCTCGAAGCCGGCCAGGCGTCTGCCAGTCACCGTAGTCACTGGTTTTTTAGGTGCCGGGAAGACGACCCTGCTGCGGCACCTACTGCTGGAGAGCGGCCTGAGGTTGGCAGTGGTGGTAAATGAGTTTGGGGAGGTGGGTATCGATGGCGATTTACTCAGGAGTTGCGGGTTTTGCCCGGAGGAGGAGCTGGAGGGTCGGCTAGTGGAGCTCGCCAATGGCTGCCTCTGCTGCACCGTTCAGGACGACTTTCTGCCCACCATGGAACGCCTACTGGAACGTTCTGACCAGCTCGACGGAGTCGTAGTTGAGACAAGTGGGTTAGCCCTTCCAGTGCCGCTGCTGGCGGCCTTTGCCTGGCCAGAAATCCGCACCAGAACCTGGGTAAACGGTGTGGTGGCTGTGGTCGATGGCGAATGCCTTGCCAAGGGGTCAGTGGTGGCGGATCCCCAGGCCCTCGAGGCCCAGCGCCAGGCCGATCCAAGCCTCGACCACGCCACGGCAATTGGGGAATTGTTCAATGAGCAGCTAGAAGTCGCCGACCTTGTTCTTGTTAGTAGGGGCGATTGCCTCAATGGCGCCGATCTGCAGGCCGTACGACAACAGCTGGAAAACCGCATCAGGCCAGGTACTCCAGTGCTGCCAATGGAGCGAGGTCGGATTGATCCCGAGTTGGTGCTGGGCCTCGGGCGTGGGGCAGGTGAATCAGCCGACAGGAACCATGGCCATGAAGACCACGACCACACCCATGTGGAAATGGAATCATTTGCGTTCAATCTCCGCGCAAGTTTCGCAAGGGAAAAGCTGGAGACATGCATCAGACAAATGATTGCCAACAATTGCCTGATTAGGGCTAAGGGGCATGTCCAGCTCCCCGGAAAGGCAAGACCCTTGCAAATTCAGGCCGTCGGCCCCCGACTTGAGTCGTGGTTTGGACCTGAGCAATCGGAAAAAAACGTTGCCGATCAAGGGAACCCCCCACCTGGCCTGAAGCTCGTGGTGCTGGGTTTTGGGCTCAACCGCAACGAGATTGAGGCGGCCCTGCTGGCAGCGGCCGAGCCCCAAGCTGGTGGCTCCATGGGCTGCCAAGATTTGTGA
- a CDS encoding uracil phosphoribosyltransferase — protein sequence MAMTLRVVVPPHPLIGHWLSVLRDRNTPPAVYASATCELGRWLTYEALRDWLPHRSIALQTAWGDAEGEIVDPQVPLHALTIFPTGLGLWQGAQGVLPQAQVAHIANMEVDLPKEIDPRAGVLVFAAELAIGEQLLDLLNRLAGLGVEGDRLRVVTALCSSPGLKSLGERFSNLTIYTACIDAALDGEGRISPGIGPVHGQLFNSPGPARPSMGC from the coding sequence ATGGCGATGACCCTGCGGGTGGTGGTCCCACCCCATCCCCTGATTGGCCACTGGCTGAGCGTGTTGAGGGATCGCAACACCCCACCTGCGGTCTACGCAAGTGCCACCTGCGAATTGGGCCGCTGGCTCACCTATGAGGCCCTGCGAGATTGGCTGCCCCATCGGTCCATTGCCCTGCAGACGGCATGGGGCGACGCCGAGGGGGAAATTGTTGATCCCCAGGTTCCCTTGCATGCCCTCACCATTTTCCCCACTGGCCTGGGGCTTTGGCAGGGAGCCCAGGGGGTATTGCCCCAGGCCCAGGTGGCCCATATCGCAAATATGGAGGTGGATCTACCAAAGGAAATCGACCCCAGGGCCGGGGTGCTCGTGTTTGCAGCTGAACTGGCTATTGGAGAGCAATTGCTGGACCTGCTCAATCGTTTGGCAGGCCTTGGCGTGGAGGGGGATCGCCTGCGGGTAGTAACCGCCCTTTGCTCCAGCCCAGGTCTCAAGAGTCTTGGTGAGCGTTTTAGCAATCTGACCATCTACACGGCCTGCATTGATGCCGCCCTAGACGGGGAGGGGCGAATCAGCCCAGGTATTGGCCCCGTCCACGGGCAGCTGTTTAATTCGCCAGGACCTGCCAGGCCATCGATGGGCTGTTAA
- the purS gene encoding phosphoribosylformylglycinamidine synthase subunit PurS: protein MPIYSARVQVSLRPSVLDPAGEATRAAAARLGVEGVKSLRIGKAIELELEAVDRDTAQSQLELLSDRLFANPVIEDWQLEITEHGDASS, encoded by the coding sequence ATGCCCATCTACAGCGCACGCGTTCAAGTTTCCCTGCGGCCTTCAGTGCTTGACCCTGCGGGAGAAGCAACCCGTGCCGCCGCGGCTCGTCTCGGCGTGGAGGGGGTCAAGTCATTGCGAATCGGCAAGGCAATTGAGCTGGAGCTGGAGGCTGTGGATCGGGATACGGCCCAAAGCCAACTGGAACTGCTTAGCGATCGCCTGTTTGCCAACCCGGTGATAGAGGACTGGCAACTGGAAATCACTGAGCATGGAGATGCCAGCTCATGA
- a CDS encoding peroxiredoxin, translating to MSRLVGLQAPDFTATAVVDQEFKEIKLSQYRGKYVVLFFYPLDFTFVCPTEITAFSDRYADFSSRNTEVLGVSVDSQFSHLAWVQTERKNGGLGDIAYPLVADLKKEIASAYSVLDEDAGIALRGLFIIDPDGVIMHSTINNLPVGRSVDETLRVLQAFQYVQSHPDEVCPANWQPGEKTMNPDPVKSKDFFSAVN from the coding sequence ATGTCCCGACTGGTCGGTTTGCAAGCCCCTGACTTCACCGCAACGGCAGTGGTGGACCAGGAATTCAAGGAAATTAAGCTTTCCCAATACCGCGGTAAATACGTGGTGTTGTTCTTCTACCCCCTTGACTTCACCTTCGTCTGTCCTACGGAGATCACGGCCTTCTCTGACCGTTATGCCGATTTCAGCAGCCGCAATACGGAGGTTCTGGGGGTATCCGTTGACAGCCAGTTCAGCCACCTCGCCTGGGTGCAGACCGAGCGCAAAAATGGCGGCTTGGGAGACATTGCCTACCCACTAGTGGCCGACCTCAAGAAGGAGATCGCCAGTGCCTACAGCGTTCTCGACGAGGATGCCGGTATCGCCCTGCGGGGTTTGTTCATCATTGATCCCGATGGTGTGATCATGCACAGCACCATCAACAATCTTCCCGTTGGTCGCAGTGTTGATGAAACCCTCCGGGTGCTGCAGGCATTCCAGTACGTGCAGTCCCATCCCGATGAGGTTTGCCCCGCTAACTGGCAACCTGGCGAAAAGACCATGAATCCTGATCCAGTTAAGAGCAAGGATTTCTTCTCAGCCGTTAACTGA
- the purQ gene encoding phosphoribosylformylglycinamidine synthase subunit PurQ — protein MTVGIVVFPGSNCDRDVRWALEGCLGMATRFLWHEQQDLTGIEAVVIPGGFSYGDYLRCGAIARFSPVLGAVKQFADGGGPVLGICNGFQVLTEMGLLPGALTRNRKLHFLCEPTSLQVQPGGCSWLSGYVDNETISLPIAHGEGRYQCDPQTLKHLEQEQLVVLRYQDNPNGSVGDVAGLTNIGGNVLGLMPHPERACDPVIGGTGGKRLLESLLG, from the coding sequence ATGACCGTTGGAATTGTGGTGTTTCCTGGCTCCAATTGTGACCGGGATGTGCGCTGGGCCCTGGAGGGATGCCTGGGTATGGCAACCCGCTTCCTATGGCACGAACAACAGGATCTCACTGGCATTGAGGCCGTTGTCATTCCCGGGGGCTTCAGCTATGGCGACTACCTCCGCTGTGGCGCCATTGCCAGATTCTCTCCAGTTCTGGGGGCCGTGAAGCAATTCGCCGATGGAGGTGGGCCGGTGCTGGGCATCTGCAATGGCTTCCAGGTGCTCACAGAGATGGGCCTGTTGCCTGGAGCCCTTACCCGCAACAGGAAGCTCCATTTTCTCTGTGAACCCACCTCACTCCAAGTCCAGCCGGGAGGCTGCAGCTGGCTTTCGGGGTATGTCGACAATGAAACAATCAGTCTTCCCATCGCCCATGGGGAAGGCCGTTATCAGTGTGATCCCCAGACCCTCAAGCACCTAGAACAGGAGCAACTGGTGGTACTTCGTTACCAGGACAATCCAAATGGGTCAGTTGGGGATGTTGCCGGACTGACCAATATTGGTGGAAATGTGCTCGGATTAATGCCCCATCCAGAGCGGGCCTGTGATCCGGTAATCGGGGGCACGGGAGGTAAACGGCTACTTGAAAGTTTGCTTGGCTAA
- the ilvD gene encoding dihydroxy-acid dehydratase, translating into MAAAPLRSSAITQGVQRSPNRAMLRAVGFGDGDFNKPIIGIANGYSTITPCNMGLNDLALRAEAAAKAAGAMPQLFGTITVSDGISMGTEGMKYSLVSREVIADAIETACNGESMDGVLAVGGCDKNMPGAMLAMARMNIPAIFVYGGTIKPGKLGGCDLTVVSAFEAVGQLAAGKIDEEQLTAVEKNACPGAGSCGGMFTANTMSSAIEAMGLSLPGSSTMAAEDSEKADSAARSAEVLVEAIANNIRPLDLLTREAFENAIAVIMAVGGSTNAVLHLLAIARTAGVPLSIDDFELIRQKVPVICDLKPSGQYVTTDLHAAGGIPQVMKLLLDAGILHGQCKTIEGKTLEESLAGVPAEPRSDQDVIRTLENPIYVKGHLAVLKGNLATEGSVAKISGVKNPQVTGPARVFESEEACLEAILEGRILAGDVVVIRYEGPVGGPGMREMLSPTSAIIGQGLGDKVALITDGRFSGGTYGMVVGHVAPEAAVGGTIALVHEGDSITVDAHKLLIQLNVSEEELATRRANWCAPTPRYTTGVLGKYARLVSSSSKGAVTDQP; encoded by the coding sequence ATGGCAGCTGCACCACTTCGCTCTTCAGCCATTACCCAAGGGGTCCAAAGATCGCCTAATCGCGCCATGTTAAGGGCGGTGGGGTTTGGAGATGGGGATTTCAATAAGCCCATCATTGGCATAGCAAACGGCTACAGCACCATTACCCCCTGCAATATGGGGCTTAATGACCTAGCCCTACGCGCCGAGGCAGCCGCTAAGGCAGCCGGTGCAATGCCCCAACTTTTTGGGACCATCACGGTTAGCGACGGCATCTCAATGGGTACGGAAGGGATGAAATATTCCCTGGTATCGCGAGAGGTAATTGCAGATGCCATCGAGACCGCCTGTAACGGTGAATCAATGGATGGCGTGTTGGCGGTGGGTGGCTGCGACAAAAACATGCCAGGGGCCATGTTGGCCATGGCACGGATGAATATTCCGGCCATCTTTGTCTATGGGGGCACGATTAAGCCAGGCAAGCTAGGGGGCTGCGACCTGACGGTTGTAAGTGCATTTGAAGCTGTTGGTCAGCTAGCTGCCGGCAAAATTGATGAGGAACAGCTGACGGCGGTTGAGAAAAATGCCTGTCCTGGAGCAGGTAGTTGTGGCGGAATGTTTACCGCTAACACCATGAGTTCAGCAATTGAGGCCATGGGCCTAAGCCTGCCTGGTAGTTCGACCATGGCAGCAGAGGACTCGGAAAAGGCCGACAGTGCTGCCCGTTCTGCCGAAGTGCTGGTTGAGGCAATTGCAAACAACATTCGTCCCCTCGATCTGCTCACCCGTGAGGCATTTGAGAATGCTATCGCCGTGATCATGGCAGTTGGTGGATCCACCAACGCCGTTTTGCACCTTCTTGCAATCGCCCGAACCGCAGGAGTGCCTCTGTCGATAGACGACTTTGAGTTGATCCGCCAAAAAGTGCCCGTTATCTGTGATTTAAAGCCCAGCGGCCAATACGTGACAACGGATCTTCATGCGGCAGGGGGAATTCCCCAGGTGATGAAGTTGTTGCTGGATGCTGGGATTTTGCATGGCCAATGCAAAACAATTGAGGGCAAGACCCTTGAGGAGTCTCTTGCAGGAGTGCCTGCCGAGCCGAGATCGGATCAGGACGTAATTCGTACCCTAGAGAATCCCATCTATGTCAAGGGCCACCTGGCTGTTCTGAAGGGTAATTTAGCCACCGAAGGAAGTGTCGCCAAAATCAGTGGTGTTAAAAATCCCCAGGTCACAGGACCTGCGAGGGTTTTTGAAAGTGAAGAAGCCTGTTTAGAGGCAATTTTGGAAGGCAGGATCCTTGCCGGCGATGTGGTGGTAATTCGCTACGAAGGCCCCGTTGGTGGCCCAGGTATGCGTGAAATGCTTTCTCCCACTTCAGCGATCATTGGTCAGGGATTGGGTGACAAGGTGGCCCTAATCACGGATGGCCGTTTTTCCGGTGGTACCTACGGCATGGTGGTGGGCCATGTGGCCCCAGAGGCCGCGGTGGGCGGAACCATTGCCCTTGTACATGAGGGTGACAGCATCACCGTTGATGCCCATAAATTGCTGATTCAGCTGAATGTCTCTGAGGAGGAGCTGGCAACTCGTAGGGCTAACTGGTGCGCCCCGACCCCTAGATACACCACCGGTGTCCTTGGTAAGTACGCCCGGCTAGTTAGCAGCAGTAGTAAGGGTGCTGTTACCGATCAACCCTGA
- a CDS encoding pentapeptide repeat-containing protein, protein MGLVLCWVLGSSWLQPAWAITAPELRSQRSLQDLQPDMHGRNLQQQEFLKASLAGFDLSDTDLRGAVFNSSDLRGANLSGANLEDAVAFASRFDDADLTGAVLRNAMLMQSHFKGSSITNADFSDAVLDLNEQKALCLRAAGTNSTTGVDTRESLGCPMPKAPA, encoded by the coding sequence ATGGGCCTAGTGCTGTGCTGGGTTCTTGGTTCTAGCTGGCTGCAACCGGCCTGGGCCATTACTGCTCCTGAATTGCGCAGTCAGCGCTCCCTCCAGGATCTGCAGCCAGACATGCATGGCCGCAACCTGCAGCAGCAGGAATTTCTGAAGGCCTCACTTGCCGGTTTTGATCTCAGTGACACGGATCTGCGCGGTGCTGTTTTCAATAGCAGCGATCTGCGCGGGGCAAATCTCTCTGGCGCCAACCTGGAGGACGCCGTGGCATTTGCGAGCCGTTTCGACGATGCGGACCTGACGGGAGCCGTGCTGCGTAACGCAATGTTGATGCAGAGCCACTTCAAGGGATCCAGCATCACCAATGCGGATTTCTCTGATGCCGTGCTGGATCTAAATGAACAAAAAGCCCTCTGCCTGAGGGCTGCCGGTACCAACTCCACCACCGGTGTAGACACCCGCGAAAGCCTGGGCTGCCCAATGCCGAAGGCTCCAGCCTGA